The following proteins are co-located in the Takifugu flavidus isolate HTHZ2018 chromosome 16, ASM371156v2, whole genome shotgun sequence genome:
- the pabpc4 gene encoding polyadenylate-binding protein 4 isoform X1: MNTAAGNYPMASLYVGDLHPDITEAMLYEKFSPAGPVLSIRVCRDMITRRSLGYAYVNFSQPADAERALDTMNFDVVKGKPIRIMWSQRDPSLRKSGVGNVFIKNLDKSIDNKALYDTFSAFGNILSCKVVCDENGSKGYAFVHFETQDAADRAIEKMNGMLLNDRKVFVGRFKSRKEREAELGAKAKEFTNVYIKNFGDDMDDERLKELFDKYGKTLSVKVMMDPTGKSRGFGFVSYEKHEDANKAVEDMNGTELNGKTVFVGRAQKKNERQAELKRKFEMLKQERISRYQGVNLYIKNLDDTIDDEKLRKEFSPFGSITSAKVMLEEGRSKGFGFVCFSSPEEATKAVTEMNGRIVGSKPLYVALAQRKEERKAHLTNQYMQRIAGMRAMPANTIINQFQPTSGYFMPAVPQAQNRTTYYAPNQLAQMRPNPRWQQQGGRGQGGFQGMPNTLRQPGPRGNMRQMTPNSSSQGPRGVFSNISFKSFNLTVRRLKMYILLHPGSAQTMAPRPSMGVPGPRNVTPYKYATGVRNPNPQVVQPIALQQAQPAVHVQGQEPLTPSMLAAAPPQEQKQMLGERLFPLIQAMHANLAGKITGMLLEIDNSELLHMLESHESLRSKVEEAVAVLQAHQAKKDATQKAGNMAPAAATATS, from the exons CTGAGAGAGCCTTGGACACCATGAACTTTGACGTGGTCAAAGGGAAGCCGATCCGGATCATGTGGTCCCAGAGAGACCCCTCCCTCAGGAAGTCCGGAGTGGGCAACGTGTTCATCAAGAACCTCGATAAGTCCATCGACAACAAAGCGCTGTACGACACTTTCTCTGCATTCGGCAACATCCTCTCCTGCAAG GTGGTGTGTGATGAAAATGGATCTAAAGGCTACGCTTTTGTCCACTTTGAGACTCAGGACGCCGCCGACCGTGCCATCGAGAAAATGAACGGAATGCTTCTCAATGACCGCAAGGT GTTCGTGGGTCGTTTCAAATCTCGCAAAGAACGGGAGGCCGAGCTCGGCGCCAAAGCCAAGGAATTCACCAACGTCTACATCAAGAACTTCGGAGATGACATGGATGACGAGCGGCTGAAGGAACTCTTCGATAAATACG GAAAGACGCTCAGTGTGAAGGTCATGATGGACCCAACTGGCAAATCCAGAGGCTTCGGATTCGTTAGTTATGAGAAACACGAGGATGCTAACAAG GCCGTAGAGGACATGAACGGCACAGAGCTCAATGGCAAGACCGTGTTTGTCGGTCGGGCGCAGAAGAAGAATGAGCGGCAGGCGGAGCTGAAGAGGAAGTTTGAGATGCTCAAACAAGAAAGGATTAGCCGTTATCAG GGCGTTAATCTGTACATCAAGAACTTGGACGACACCATAGATGATGAGAAACTCCGTAAAGAATTCTCTCCGTTTGGGTCGATTACAAGTGCCAAG GTCATGCTGGAGGAGGGACGCTCTAAGGGCTTCGGGTTcgtctgcttctcctctccCGAGGAGGCCACCAAAGCCGTGACTGAGATGAACGGTCGTATCGTTGGCTCCAAGCCCCTCTACGTAGCCCTCGCTCAGAGGAAAGAAGAGCGCAAAGCCCACCTCACCAACCAGTACATGCAGCGTATCGCTGGCATGAGAGCCATGCCAGCCAATACCATCATCAACCAGTTCCAGCCCACCAGCGGCTATTTCATGCCAGCGGTCCCACAG GCCCAGAATCGGACCACGTACTATGCACCAAATCAGCTTGCCCAGATGCGTCCTAACCCCCGATGGCAGCAACAAGGTGGTAGAGGTCAAG GGGGTTTCCAAGGGATGCCCAATACACTGCGGCAGCCGGGACCCCGCGGCAACATGAGACAGATGACTCCTAACAGCAGCTCCCAGGGTCCCCGGGGTGTGTTCTCCAACATTTCCTTCAAATCCTTCAATCTTACTGTCAGAAGGCTCAAAATGTACATTCTGCTCCATCCAGGCTCAGCTCAAACTATGGCTCCTCGCCCCTCAATGGGGGTCCCCGGCCCCCGCAATGTGACACCTTACAAATATGCCACTGGCGTGCGTAACCCCAACCCTCAGGTGGTGCAGCCTATCGCCCTCCAGCAA GCTCAGCCAGCTGTGCACGTTCAGGGACAGGAGCCTCTCACACCCTCCATGCTGGCTGCCGCCCCCCctcaggagcagaaacagatgCTAG GTGAGCGTCTTTTCCCTCTCATTCAGGCCATGCATGCTAACCTGGCAGGAAAGATCACCGGCATGCTGCTGGAGATCGACAACTCGGAACTGCTACACATGTTGGAGTCTCACGAATCTCTACGATCAAAG GTGGAAGAAGCGGTTGCTGTGCTTCAAGCCCATCAGGCAAAGAAAGATGCCACTCAGAAAGCAGGTAACATGGCACCTGCAGCTGCTACTGCCACATCCTGA